The proteins below come from a single Streptomyces spongiicola genomic window:
- a CDS encoding Pls/PosA family non-ribosomal peptide synthetase, giving the protein MTCNSFQRSATAGGDSAVRADPATARSTETLLAEVLGGILRTERIPADSHFFTDLGADSMIMARFCARVRKRDDLPTVSMKDVYRNPTIRRLAAALTPTDPPPPAQPPAGGPARQGDPTETLLAEVLGGILRTERIPADSHFFTDLGADSMIMARFCARVRKRDDLPTVSMKDVYRNPTIRRLAAALTPTDPPAPAPTEPPPAGTSGNTSGSTGSTSGSTSGCASGSTSKVASVATSATAAGAPEASAGMRTRRYVLCGTLQFLFFLGLSLVVAVILTSGYEWIRGGSGALGVYLRSALFAAAAFTALSALPVVAKWLLIGRFRPRRLAVWSLGYLRFWCVKTLIRLSPMRLFAGTPLYVLYLRALGAQIGRNVSVFSRSVPVCTDLLTIGEGTVIRKDVLFACYRAGDGMIETGPVTLGRDVTVSEQTVLDIGTSMDDGAQLGHASSLHTGQAVPAGESWHGSPAQPTTTDFRAVEPATCGGLRKVLYTAAQLLLLLGVYLPIALGGLGLLFAVLPQLDALLHPELALTSPGFYLDVLIASLVTFFGGLLAALVTMNAVPRLLRLAIKPGRVYPLFGVHHGFQRALTRMTNVRFFVLLFGDSSAIVHYLRCLGYDLCRVQQTGSNFGSLVKHDTPYLSRVGTGTMVADGLSVINADFSSTTFRLSPASIGASSFLGNNVVYPARSRIGDNCLLATKVMVPVDGPVREGVGLLGSPSFEIPRTVRRDQRFDHLATGDELRHRLRAKNRHNAVTAALHLLVRWFHFYVVALIGMTAVDLYHAHGVASVVLFSLITLVFTVAYFALVERIVIRVRPLRPLYCSIYDLSFWRHERFWKLTTHRYMQLFNGTPFKNLVWRLLGVRIGRRVFDDGCTLIERSLVTIGDECTLNAGTVIQCHSQEDGAFKSDQVTLGAHVTLGVGAFVHYGTTVGDHAGLAADSFLMKGEEVPAREDWGGNPAREGIAVRRVPVCREPVDGRPSAALR; this is encoded by the coding sequence GTGACCTGCAACAGCTTCCAGCGGTCCGCCACCGCAGGCGGCGACTCGGCGGTCCGGGCGGACCCGGCCACCGCAAGAAGCACCGAGACGCTGCTGGCCGAGGTGCTCGGGGGCATCCTGCGCACCGAGCGGATACCCGCCGACAGCCACTTCTTCACCGACCTCGGCGCCGACTCCATGATCATGGCCCGGTTCTGCGCCCGCGTCCGCAAACGCGACGACCTCCCCACCGTGTCGATGAAGGACGTCTACCGCAATCCGACCATCCGGCGCCTCGCCGCGGCACTGACCCCCACAGACCCGCCGCCCCCGGCGCAACCACCCGCCGGGGGCCCGGCGCGGCAGGGCGACCCCACCGAGACGCTGCTGGCCGAGGTGCTCGGGGGCATCCTGCGCACCGAGCGGATACCCGCCGACAGCCACTTCTTCACCGACCTCGGCGCCGACTCCATGATCATGGCCCGGTTCTGCGCCCGCGTCCGCAAACGCGACGACCTCCCCACCGTGTCGATGAAGGACGTCTACCGCAATCCGACCATCCGGCGCCTCGCCGCGGCACTGACCCCCACAGACCCGCCGGCCCCGGCGCCGACGGAGCCGCCCCCGGCGGGCACGTCGGGAAACACCTCGGGAAGCACGGGAAGCACCTCGGGAAGCACCTCGGGATGTGCGTCAGGTAGCACGTCGAAAGTGGCGTCAGTCGCGACGTCGGCGACGGCGGCGGGGGCCCCGGAGGCGTCTGCCGGGATGCGCACCCGGCGGTACGTGCTGTGCGGCACGCTGCAGTTCCTGTTCTTCCTGGGCCTGTCCCTCGTGGTGGCCGTCATCCTGACCAGCGGATACGAGTGGATCAGGGGCGGCTCGGGGGCTCTCGGCGTCTACCTGCGCTCGGCTCTGTTCGCGGCCGCGGCCTTCACGGCCCTCTCCGCACTCCCCGTCGTGGCCAAGTGGTTGCTGATCGGGCGCTTCCGGCCCCGCCGGCTCGCCGTGTGGAGTCTCGGTTATCTGCGGTTCTGGTGCGTGAAGACCCTGATCCGGCTCAGTCCGATGCGCCTGTTCGCCGGCACACCGCTGTATGTGCTGTATCTGCGGGCGCTGGGCGCGCAGATCGGCCGGAACGTCTCGGTCTTCTCCCGCAGCGTGCCGGTGTGCACGGACCTGCTCACGATCGGCGAGGGCACCGTCATCCGCAAGGACGTGCTGTTCGCCTGCTACCGGGCCGGCGACGGCATGATCGAGACCGGTCCCGTGACGCTCGGGCGCGACGTGACCGTCAGCGAGCAGACGGTCCTCGACATCGGTACCTCGATGGACGACGGCGCCCAGCTCGGCCATGCCTCCTCGCTGCACACCGGACAGGCCGTCCCCGCGGGCGAGTCATGGCACGGATCACCGGCCCAGCCGACCACCACGGACTTCCGCGCCGTCGAGCCCGCGACCTGCGGCGGACTGCGCAAGGTCCTCTACACGGCGGCTCAGCTCCTCCTGCTGCTGGGGGTGTACCTGCCCATCGCGCTGGGTGGTCTCGGCCTGCTGTTCGCCGTACTGCCGCAGCTCGACGCACTGCTGCACCCCGAGCTGGCCCTGACCAGCCCCGGGTTCTACCTCGATGTGCTGATCGCCTCGCTCGTCACCTTCTTCGGCGGTCTGCTGGCGGCCCTGGTCACCATGAACGCCGTACCCCGGCTGCTGCGCCTGGCGATCAAGCCGGGCAGGGTCTACCCCCTGTTCGGGGTCCACCACGGTTTCCAGCGGGCCCTCACCCGGATGACCAACGTCAGGTTCTTCGTCCTGCTCTTCGGCGACAGCTCCGCCATCGTCCACTACCTCCGCTGCCTCGGGTACGACCTGTGCCGGGTCCAGCAGACGGGTTCGAACTTCGGCTCGCTGGTCAAGCACGACACCCCGTACCTGAGCCGGGTCGGCACCGGCACGATGGTCGCGGACGGCCTGTCGGTCATCAACGCCGACTTCTCCAGCACCACGTTCCGCCTCTCCCCGGCCTCGATCGGGGCGAGCAGCTTCCTCGGCAACAACGTCGTCTACCCCGCGCGCAGCCGTATCGGGGACAACTGCCTGCTCGCGACCAAGGTCATGGTGCCCGTCGACGGCCCGGTCCGCGAAGGCGTGGGGCTGCTGGGCTCGCCGAGCTTCGAGATACCGCGCACGGTCCGGCGGGACCAGCGCTTCGACCACCTCGCCACCGGCGACGAACTGCGCCACCGCCTGAGGGCGAAGAACCGCCACAACGCCGTGACGGCGGCCCTGCACCTGCTGGTGCGCTGGTTCCACTTCTATGTCGTCGCCCTCATCGGCATGACCGCGGTCGATCTCTACCACGCCCACGGTGTGGCGTCGGTCGTGCTGTTCAGCCTGATCACCCTGGTGTTCACCGTCGCCTACTTCGCGCTGGTCGAGCGGATCGTGATCCGGGTCCGGCCGCTGAGGCCGCTGTACTGCTCGATCTACGACCTGTCCTTCTGGCGGCACGAGCGCTTCTGGAAGCTGACGACCCACCGCTATATGCAGCTCTTCAACGGCACCCCGTTCAAGAACCTCGTCTGGCGGCTGCTGGGGGTCCGGATCGGCCGGCGGGTCTTCGACGACGGCTGCACGCTGATCGAACGGTCCCTCGTCACCATCGGCGACGAGTGCACGCTCAACGCCGGCACCGTCATCCAGTGCCACTCCCAGGAGGACGGCGCCTTCAAGTCCGACCAGGTGACACTCGGCGCCCATGTGACCCTGGGTGTCGGCGCCTTCGTCCACTACGGGACGACGGTCGGCGACCACGCCGGACTCGCCGCCGACTCCTTCCTGATGAAGGGCGAGGAGGTACCCGCCCGGGAGGACTGGGGCGGCAACCCGGCCCGGGAGGGCATCGCGGTACGACGGGTGCCCGTCTGCCGTGAACCGGTCGACGGCAGGCCGTCCGCGGCGCTGCGCTGA
- a CDS encoding DUF418 domain-containing protein encodes MGHVFAPTVPSATIAGGTLCRPSSRGRMPSPGRMAGLDLARGLAIMGMFAAHVGPDPSVGGPLGWAMEVARGRSSALFALLAGFTLVLLMGRPEPHTGRRGRQAAGRVLIRAAILLALGYALVLLDTDVDVILPFYGLLFVLALPLHRMSARTLALIALSSALVMPQVLYLLRSSLDGGGLAGALATLDPLARITGSDGFLGLFVTGEYPALTWFSFIVAGMAVARLDLSRRGTAPKLAITGAALAVIGYGGSWLALHTVPGALAGVSAATGGGPAASAWWSDAAGEASATGHPAWLLVASPHSQTTWSVLGNTGVALAVLAGCLIAVRLAGPRARLPAPLVAVGSISLTAYVAHILAIRLLDAVGGDEWPAMPVLLGFAVAAMAAAVLWTRFHRRGPLERLLHSATEPARLIR; translated from the coding sequence ATGGGACACGTCTTCGCTCCGACCGTGCCGTCCGCGACGATCGCGGGCGGTACGCTCTGCCGCCCGTCGTCACGGGGCCGGATGCCGTCACCGGGCCGGATGGCCGGCCTCGATCTGGCACGGGGCCTGGCGATCATGGGCATGTTCGCCGCGCACGTCGGCCCCGATCCCTCGGTGGGCGGGCCGCTGGGCTGGGCCATGGAGGTGGCGCGCGGCCGGTCGTCCGCCCTGTTCGCGCTGCTCGCCGGTTTCACCCTGGTGCTCCTCATGGGCCGGCCCGAGCCGCACACCGGACGCCGCGGCCGCCAGGCGGCCGGCCGTGTCCTGATCCGCGCCGCCATCCTGCTTGCGCTGGGGTACGCGCTGGTCCTGCTGGACACCGACGTCGACGTCATCCTGCCCTTCTACGGTCTGCTCTTCGTGCTCGCCCTCCCGCTCCACCGGATGAGCGCGAGGACGCTCGCGCTCATCGCGCTCTCCTCCGCCCTGGTCATGCCCCAGGTGCTCTATCTGCTCCGGTCATCGCTCGACGGCGGAGGACTCGCCGGCGCCCTCGCGACTCTCGATCCCCTGGCACGGATCACCGGCTCGGACGGCTTCCTCGGACTCTTCGTCACCGGGGAGTACCCGGCCCTGACGTGGTTCTCCTTCATCGTGGCCGGAATGGCGGTGGCCAGGCTCGATCTCTCGCGCCGTGGCACGGCCCCCAAGCTCGCGATCACCGGAGCGGCCCTGGCCGTGATCGGTTACGGGGGGTCGTGGCTGGCCCTGCACACGGTCCCGGGCGCCCTGGCGGGGGTGAGCGCGGCCACGGGCGGCGGCCCCGCCGCCTCGGCCTGGTGGTCCGACGCAGCCGGCGAGGCGTCCGCCACCGGGCACCCGGCCTGGCTGCTGGTGGCCTCCCCGCACAGCCAGACGACCTGGTCCGTGCTCGGCAACACCGGCGTCGCGCTGGCGGTTCTGGCCGGCTGCCTCATCGCCGTCCGGCTCGCCGGTCCCCGTGCCCGGCTGCCGGCACCCCTCGTCGCGGTCGGGTCGATCTCCCTGACGGCCTATGTGGCCCACATCCTCGCCATCCGGCTGCTGGACGCCGTCGGCGGCGACGAGTGGCCCGCGATGCCGGTCCTCCTCGGGTTCGCGGTCGCGGCCATGGCGGCAGCCGTCCTGTGGACTCGCTTCCACCGGCGCGGCCCGCTGGAGCGTCTGCTGCACAGCGCCACCGAGCCGGCCCGTTTGATCAGATGA
- a CDS encoding AI-2E family transporter: MSVRLSSTRTRAALGTSARVSTELLIVFVMAAVALWLLGRMWPVVWPLVVGLLLTTLTWPLARRLRGRGWPPALAASVVTVLFLLVAAGVVALIAVPVASQSGQLSAGVVQGIQQVREWAAGPPLNIGDDQITGAFDTGVERVQDSAGSMVTAVVTGVGTVVNGVVTAVLAIFLMFFFLKDGPRFLPWLSRQLPGSLALHVPAVAARGWNTLGAFVRSQAFVGLIDAVFIGIGLWILGVPLVLPLAVLTFVSAFVPIVGALFAGLVAVLIALVSNGLADALIVLAIIVVVQQLEGNVFQPMIQGRGLGLHAAVILLAVTLGGSLAGIVGSLLAVPAAALIAVVWNYLREQLAEPETEAEPGTEAEAEAEAGPGTGPKPGLEAGEPSTGAAAVVS, from the coding sequence ATGTCCGTCAGGCTGAGTTCCACCAGGACCCGTGCCGCGCTCGGCACCTCGGCGCGTGTGTCGACCGAGCTGCTGATCGTCTTCGTGATGGCCGCGGTGGCCCTGTGGCTTCTGGGTCGTATGTGGCCGGTCGTCTGGCCCCTCGTCGTGGGCCTGCTCCTCACGACGCTGACCTGGCCACTGGCTCGGCGTCTGCGCGGGCGCGGATGGCCGCCCGCCCTTGCCGCGTCGGTGGTGACCGTCCTGTTCCTGCTGGTCGCCGCCGGCGTGGTGGCGCTGATCGCGGTGCCGGTGGCGTCGCAGTCGGGCCAACTGTCCGCCGGTGTCGTCCAGGGCATCCAGCAGGTGCGCGAGTGGGCGGCCGGCCCCCCGCTGAACATCGGTGACGACCAGATCACGGGCGCTTTCGACACCGGGGTGGAGCGCGTCCAGGACAGCGCCGGCAGCATGGTCACCGCGGTCGTCACCGGAGTGGGCACGGTGGTCAACGGCGTCGTCACGGCAGTCCTCGCGATCTTCCTGATGTTCTTCTTCCTCAAGGACGGCCCCCGGTTCCTGCCGTGGCTCTCCCGTCAGCTGCCCGGCTCGCTCGCTCTCCACGTCCCGGCCGTGGCGGCGCGCGGCTGGAACACGCTGGGCGCTTTCGTGCGTTCCCAGGCGTTCGTCGGTCTGATCGACGCGGTCTTCATCGGCATCGGACTGTGGATCCTCGGCGTTCCGTTGGTGCTTCCGCTCGCCGTGCTGACCTTTGTGTCGGCGTTCGTTCCGATCGTGGGTGCCCTGTTCGCCGGTCTCGTCGCGGTGCTCATCGCCCTGGTGTCGAACGGCCTGGCGGACGCACTGATCGTGCTGGCGATCATCGTCGTGGTGCAGCAACTCGAAGGCAATGTGTTCCAGCCGATGATTCAGGGCCGGGGCCTCGGCCTCCACGCGGCGGTGATCCTGCTGGCCGTGACGCTGGGCGGAAGTCTGGCGGGAATCGTGGGCAGCCTGCTCGCGGTACCGGCGGCCGCGCTGATCGCGGTGGTGTGGAACTACCTGCGTGAGCAACTCGCAGAACCCGAGACCGAAGCCGAGCCCGGGACCGAAGCCGAAGCCGAGGCCGAGGCCGGACCCGGGACCGGGCCGAAGCCCGGGTTGGAGGCCGGAGAGCCCTCCACCGGTGCCGCCGCCGTGGTCTCGTAG
- a CDS encoding RrF2 family transcriptional regulator, which yields MRLTKFTDLALRSVMRLAVCADDEVLTTREVAEVMGVRHTHAAKAITRLRHLGVVEARRGRGGGLVVTDFGRRASVGWLVRELEGEEEVVSCDDPPCPLRGACRLRSALRDAQAAFYATLDPLSVADLVASPTGPVLVALGGPPPR from the coding sequence GTGCGACTCACCAAGTTCACCGACCTGGCCCTCCGTTCCGTCATGCGCCTCGCGGTCTGCGCCGACGACGAGGTGCTGACCACCCGTGAGGTCGCCGAGGTGATGGGTGTGCGGCATACCCACGCCGCGAAGGCGATCACGCGCCTGCGGCACCTCGGGGTGGTCGAGGCCCGCCGCGGCCGGGGCGGCGGGCTCGTCGTGACCGACTTCGGCCGACGGGCGTCGGTGGGCTGGCTGGTCCGGGAACTCGAGGGTGAGGAGGAGGTTGTGAGCTGCGACGACCCGCCGTGCCCCCTGCGCGGCGCCTGCCGTCTGCGGAGTGCGCTGCGTGACGCCCAGGCGGCCTTCTACGCCACGCTCGACCCGCTGAGCGTGGCCGATCTCGTGGCGTCGCCCACCGGGCCCGTCCTGGTCGCACTCGGCGGGCCGCCGCCGCGGTAG